One window from the genome of Roseisolibacter agri encodes:
- a CDS encoding DinB family protein, protein MHPRVAELVDLLTRGRAALLAAVASVPAEQLEQRPNSDSWSVAEVLDHLVMVEAGSARLLAKRLMRAREAGLGPETETSTVLDRLPGYDPASSPPRVAPETVRPREGATAESALAGLQDARETLMGVLRDGDGLALEQVTAVHPVLGDIDLYRWVLFIAKHEDRHERQVRAIAAALASHAARED, encoded by the coding sequence ATGCATCCTCGCGTCGCCGAGCTCGTCGACCTGCTCACCCGCGGCCGCGCCGCGCTGCTCGCCGCGGTCGCGTCCGTGCCCGCCGAGCAGCTCGAGCAGCGCCCGAACTCCGACAGCTGGTCGGTGGCCGAGGTGCTCGACCACCTGGTGATGGTGGAGGCGGGGAGCGCGCGGCTGCTCGCGAAGCGGCTGATGCGCGCACGCGAGGCGGGCCTCGGCCCGGAGACGGAGACGTCGACGGTGCTCGACCGGCTACCGGGCTACGACCCCGCGAGCAGCCCCCCGCGCGTCGCGCCCGAGACGGTGCGCCCGCGCGAGGGCGCGACGGCGGAGTCGGCGCTGGCGGGGCTGCAGGACGCGCGCGAGACGCTGATGGGCGTGCTCCGCGACGGCGACGGGCTGGCGCTGGAGCAGGTGACCGCCGTGCACCCGGTGCTCGGCGACATCGACCTGTATCGCTGGGTGCTGTTCATCGCCAAGCACGAGGACCGCCACGAGCGGCAGGTCCGGGCGATCGCGGCCGCCCTCGCGAGCCACGCCGCGCGCGAGGACTGA
- a CDS encoding TerC family protein: protein MDFLSDPNAWLGLLTLTALEIVLGIDNIIFISILAGKLPPAEQPKARKLGLAGAFITRVALLFSISWIARLTAPLFTIGTLRFLELEARQITGRDLILIFGGLFLIGKATYEIHHKLEGDDDTPASDAGAKGTVSKGLVAVVAQIAVVDIVFSLDSVITAVGMVSDIRIMIAANVIALAFMLGAAGPISGFVDRHPTVKMLALSFLLLIGTNLVAEGLGQHIPKGYTYFAMFFSVAVEMLNLRLRKATDRPVKLRDGGTIEQGLVGEE, encoded by the coding sequence ATGGACTTCCTCTCCGACCCGAACGCCTGGCTCGGGCTGCTGACGCTGACGGCGCTCGAGATCGTCCTCGGCATCGACAACATCATCTTCATCTCGATCCTCGCCGGGAAGCTGCCGCCGGCGGAGCAGCCGAAGGCGCGCAAGCTGGGCCTCGCGGGCGCGTTCATCACGCGCGTCGCGCTCCTGTTCAGCATCAGTTGGATCGCGCGCCTCACGGCGCCGCTGTTCACGATCGGCACGCTGCGCTTCCTGGAGCTGGAGGCGCGCCAGATCACGGGGCGCGACCTGATCCTGATCTTCGGCGGCCTGTTCCTGATCGGGAAGGCGACCTACGAGATCCACCACAAGCTCGAGGGCGACGACGACACGCCCGCGAGCGATGCCGGCGCGAAGGGGACGGTGTCGAAGGGGCTGGTGGCGGTGGTCGCGCAGATCGCCGTCGTCGACATCGTCTTCTCGCTCGACTCGGTGATCACGGCCGTCGGCATGGTGAGCGACATCCGCATCATGATCGCCGCCAACGTGATCGCGCTCGCGTTCATGCTGGGCGCCGCGGGCCCGATCTCGGGTTTCGTCGACCGCCATCCGACCGTGAAGATGCTCGCGCTCTCGTTCCTGCTGCTGATCGGCACGAACCTGGTCGCGGAGGGACTCGGCCAGCACATCCCGAAGGGCTACACCTACTTCGCGATGTTCTTCTCGGTGGCGGTCGAGATGCTGAACCTCCGCCTGCGCAAGGCGACCGACAGGCCCGTGAAGCTGCGCGACGGGGGGACGATCGAGCAGGGGCTCGTCGGCGAAGAATAG
- a CDS encoding inorganic diphosphatase yields MTRFRHPALALPPRPDDADDPAVVHVVIETPQGSAHKLALDEARGLFLLKRALPLGMVFPYDFGFVPSTLGDDGGPLDVLVLLDGPTAPGVLVEARLVGVIEAEQHEGDDPPQRNDRLLAVSPLSARLGDARTLDDVGAATVDEIERFLVRYQEALGRTFTPLGRGDATAARTLIDAGARRFAKERE; encoded by the coding sequence ATGACGCGTTTCAGGCATCCTGCCCTCGCGCTGCCGCCGCGCCCCGACGACGCGGATGACCCGGCCGTCGTGCACGTCGTCATCGAGACGCCGCAGGGAAGCGCGCACAAGCTCGCGCTCGACGAGGCGCGCGGGCTGTTCCTGCTCAAGCGCGCGCTGCCGCTCGGCATGGTCTTCCCGTACGACTTCGGCTTCGTGCCCTCGACGCTGGGCGACGACGGCGGTCCGCTCGACGTGCTGGTGCTGCTGGACGGACCGACCGCGCCCGGCGTGCTGGTGGAGGCGCGGCTCGTCGGCGTGATCGAGGCGGAGCAGCACGAGGGCGACGATCCGCCGCAGCGCAACGACCGCCTGCTCGCGGTGTCGCCCCTCTCCGCGCGGCTGGGCGATGCGCGCACGCTGGACGACGTCGGCGCCGCGACCGTGGACGAGATCGAGCGCTTCCTCGTGCGCTACCAGGAGGCGCTGGGGCGCACCTTCACGCCACTCGGCCGCGGCGACGCGACGGCCGCGCGAACGCTGATCGACGCGGGCGCGCGGCGGTTCGCGAAGGAGAGGGAGTAG
- a CDS encoding putative DNA modification/repair radical SAM protein, with amino-acid sequence MDSRKLAVLADAARLDAPCGGRGARGGTATSLLPSDVEPGAIYESVAADGRKVPLLRILLSNHCVHDCAYCPLRRSADPPRARLSVRDVVRLTIEWHRRGLVEGLFLSSAVDRDADHTMEQMVAVARTLRREHHFLGYVHLKVLPDASPDLIREAGRWADRVSVNVELPTQRRLDALAPGRRLATIHRAMDRLRDGIAEAHEVSRRHRVTLDPARAWRRALPRFAPAGQVTQLIVGADDATDAELLGAASVLYQRQRLRRVYYGAFVPLADARGDLLPDVAPPAMRERRLYQADWLVREYGFAVHELAPADAPDLPLAIDPKLAWAMRHPEAFPVDVNRAPREQLLRVPGFGRRTVDRILAMRAWHRVRTLDLVRLHVPVSRALPFIVAADHGARAIDDAARVLQARIARLTAAPRQLDLFAA; translated from the coding sequence ATGGACAGTCGCAAGCTTGCCGTGCTCGCCGACGCCGCGCGCCTGGACGCGCCGTGCGGGGGGCGTGGCGCCCGTGGTGGCACGGCCACCTCCCTCCTCCCGTCCGACGTCGAGCCCGGCGCGATCTACGAGAGCGTGGCCGCCGACGGCCGGAAGGTGCCGCTGCTGCGCATCCTCCTCAGCAACCACTGCGTCCACGACTGCGCCTACTGCCCGCTGCGCCGGTCGGCCGACCCGCCACGCGCCCGGCTCTCGGTCCGCGACGTGGTGCGCCTGACGATCGAGTGGCACCGGCGCGGGCTGGTCGAGGGGCTGTTCCTCAGCAGCGCGGTCGACCGCGACGCCGACCACACCATGGAGCAGATGGTCGCCGTCGCGCGCACGCTGCGCCGCGAGCACCACTTCCTGGGCTACGTCCACCTCAAGGTCCTTCCCGACGCCAGCCCCGATCTCATTCGCGAGGCGGGCCGCTGGGCCGACCGCGTGAGCGTGAACGTCGAGCTGCCGACCCAGCGCCGCCTCGACGCGCTCGCGCCCGGGCGGCGGCTGGCGACGATCCACCGCGCGATGGACCGCCTGCGCGACGGGATCGCCGAGGCGCACGAGGTGTCGCGGCGGCACCGCGTGACGCTCGATCCGGCGCGGGCCTGGCGGCGCGCGCTCCCCCGCTTCGCGCCCGCGGGCCAGGTCACGCAGCTCATCGTCGGCGCCGACGACGCGACCGACGCGGAGCTGCTCGGCGCGGCGAGCGTGTTGTACCAGCGGCAGCGGCTGCGGCGCGTCTACTACGGCGCGTTCGTGCCGCTCGCCGACGCGCGCGGCGACCTGCTCCCCGACGTCGCGCCGCCTGCGATGCGCGAGCGACGCCTCTATCAGGCGGACTGGCTGGTGCGCGAGTACGGCTTCGCGGTGCACGAGCTGGCGCCCGCGGACGCGCCCGACCTCCCGCTCGCGATCGATCCCAAGCTCGCGTGGGCGATGCGCCACCCGGAGGCGTTTCCCGTCGACGTGAACCGCGCGCCGCGCGAGCAGCTGCTGCGCGTGCCGGGCTTCGGGCGGCGCACCGTGGACCGCATCCTCGCGATGCGCGCGTGGCATCGCGTGCGCACGCTGGACCTCGTGCGGCTGCACGTGCCGGTGTCGCGCGCGCTGCCGTTCATCGTCGCCGCGGACCACGGCGCGCGCGCGATCGACGACGCCGCGCGCGTGCTGCAGGCGCGCATCGCGCGGCTCACCGCGGCACCGCGACAGCTCGACCTCTTCGCGGCGTGA
- the queC gene encoding 7-cyano-7-deazaguanine synthase QueC gives MPDAAPAAVVLLSGGLDSTTCLAIARREGFAVHALSFRYGQRHAHEVEAARRIAARHGVARHVVVDIDLRVFGGSALTADIDVPKDRPVAAMAGEGVPITYVPARNTIFLSYALALAETTGARDIFLGVNALDYSGYPDCRPEYVRAFERMANLATRAGVEAPADAPAIRLRTPLLELTKAEIVRLGLSLGVDYGETTSCYDPAPDGTACGHCDACALRLKGFAEAGAEDPVAYVDRPAAGARG, from the coding sequence ATGCCAGACGCCGCCCCGGCCGCCGTCGTCCTGCTGTCGGGCGGCCTCGATTCCACGACCTGCCTCGCCATCGCCCGCCGCGAGGGCTTCGCGGTCCACGCGCTCTCCTTCCGCTACGGCCAGCGCCACGCGCACGAGGTCGAGGCGGCCCGCCGCATCGCCGCGCGCCACGGCGTCGCGCGCCACGTCGTCGTGGACATCGACCTGCGCGTCTTCGGCGGCTCGGCGCTGACGGCCGACATCGACGTCCCGAAGGACCGCCCGGTCGCGGCGATGGCCGGCGAGGGGGTGCCGATCACCTACGTCCCCGCGCGCAACACGATCTTCCTCTCCTACGCCCTGGCGCTGGCCGAGACGACGGGGGCGCGCGACATCTTCCTCGGGGTGAACGCGCTGGACTACTCGGGCTATCCCGACTGCCGCCCGGAGTACGTGCGGGCGTTCGAGCGGATGGCGAACCTGGCGACCCGCGCCGGCGTCGAGGCGCCCGCGGACGCGCCGGCGATCCGGCTGCGCACGCCGCTCCTGGAGCTGACGAAAGCCGAGATCGTGCGGCTCGGGCTCTCGCTGGGCGTGGACTACGGCGAGACGACCAGCTGCTACGACCCCGCGCCGGACGGGACCGCGTGCGGGCACTGCGACGCGTGCGCGCTGCGGCTCAAGGGGTTCGCGGAGGCAGGCGCGGAAGACCCCGTCGCTTACGTCGACCGCCCGGCGGCAGGTGCGCGCGGATGA
- a CDS encoding complex I NDUFA9 subunit family protein — protein MRVLVTGGSGVVGEAVVKALLRRGHAVRLLARHADEEARTWPEGVEPHAGDVTQPETLRGAGDGCDAVLHLVGIVDESPPHATFERVNVEGTQHVVDEAARAGVPHLVYVSSLGAERGASPYHRSKHAGEQIARRFGGRWVVVRPGNVYGPGDEVVSLLLRMVRTLPAVPVIAGGDQPFQPVWADDVGEALAEAVEREDLAGQTLDVAGPERTSMHDLLDRFARLTGREPLRVPLPGPIASLGVKVAGALGVSLPINESQLTMLAEGNVIDDPARNALQHALRVTPTPLDDGLRRLLDALPEQLPDEGVGALRRRRFWADVQHPRTTPEQLLDRLCRRFHEVTPSQMDLKAEPGTPTAVLAEGQTVTMALPLRGTVQVRVAELDAHMLTLQTIEGHPLAGAVRFAVRAQGPDALRFEVEVLDRAASAFDWMAMAALGSRLQRATWREMVEAMVEESGGTAPDGVQEEDATLEGDDAARVEEWLRALAEARRRADHEAQLAGAEVHGEGPRG, from the coding sequence ATGCGCGTACTGGTGACGGGCGGTTCCGGCGTGGTCGGCGAGGCGGTGGTGAAGGCGCTCCTGCGCCGCGGGCACGCCGTGCGGCTGCTCGCGCGCCACGCCGACGAGGAGGCCCGCACCTGGCCCGAGGGCGTGGAGCCGCACGCGGGCGACGTCACGCAGCCCGAGACGCTGCGCGGCGCGGGCGACGGCTGCGACGCCGTCCTCCACCTCGTGGGCATCGTCGACGAGTCGCCGCCGCACGCGACGTTCGAGCGCGTGAACGTCGAGGGCACGCAGCACGTGGTCGACGAGGCCGCGCGCGCCGGCGTGCCGCACCTCGTCTACGTGTCGTCGCTCGGCGCCGAGCGGGGCGCGTCGCCGTACCACCGCAGCAAGCACGCGGGCGAGCAGATCGCGCGGCGCTTCGGCGGCCGGTGGGTGGTCGTGCGGCCCGGCAACGTCTACGGACCCGGCGACGAGGTCGTGTCGCTGCTGCTGCGCATGGTGCGCACGCTGCCCGCCGTGCCCGTGATCGCGGGCGGCGACCAGCCGTTCCAGCCCGTGTGGGCCGACGACGTCGGCGAGGCGCTCGCCGAGGCGGTGGAGCGCGAGGACCTCGCGGGGCAGACGCTCGACGTCGCGGGCCCCGAGCGCACGTCGATGCACGACCTGCTCGACCGCTTCGCGCGGCTCACCGGCCGCGAGCCGCTGCGCGTGCCGCTCCCCGGTCCCATCGCGTCGCTCGGCGTGAAGGTCGCGGGCGCGCTCGGCGTGTCGCTGCCGATCAACGAGAGCCAGCTCACGATGCTGGCCGAGGGGAACGTCATCGACGATCCGGCGCGCAACGCGCTGCAGCACGCGCTGCGCGTGACGCCCACGCCGCTCGACGACGGGCTGCGCCGCCTGCTCGACGCGCTGCCCGAGCAGCTCCCCGACGAGGGCGTCGGCGCGCTGCGGCGGCGCCGGTTCTGGGCCGACGTGCAGCACCCGCGCACGACGCCAGAGCAGCTGCTCGATCGGCTCTGCCGGCGCTTCCACGAGGTCACGCCGTCGCAGATGGACCTGAAGGCGGAGCCGGGGACGCCGACCGCCGTGCTGGCGGAAGGGCAGACCGTCACGATGGCGCTGCCGCTGCGCGGGACCGTCCAGGTGCGCGTCGCGGAGCTGGACGCGCACATGCTCACGCTGCAGACGATCGAGGGGCATCCGCTCGCCGGCGCGGTGCGCTTCGCGGTGCGCGCGCAGGGCCCCGACGCGCTGCGCTTCGAGGTCGAGGTGCTCGATCGCGCCGCGAGCGCGTTCGACTGGATGGCGATGGCGGCGCTCGGCTCGCGGCTGCAGCGCGCGACGTGGCGCGAGATGGTCGAGGCGATGGTGGAGGAGAGCGGCGGCACCGCACCCGACGGCGTGCAGGAGGAGGACGCGACGCTGGAGGGCGACGACGCCGCGCGCGTGGAGGAGTGGCTGCGCGCGCTGGCCGAGGCGCGGCGCCGCGCGGACCACGAGGCGCAGCTGGCCGGCGCCGAGGTGCACGGCGAGGGGCCGCGCGGCTGA
- a CDS encoding outer membrane beta-barrel protein, which produces MRRTPPRSARLLPAVAGLLAASSLTATSLLAQTRRAESAAKVGVADVTPYAGVILFGNYLDGPLGTSVRSRPAPIGGAQLSVSLAPGLALTGNVGYTSGDLEVGAPILGGLRVGSSSSWIYDAGLELRLPSASTISPFIQAGGGAITTKLSGGPLNTTSTNPAFNAGAGLDLSFGRSAALRLQVRDYVAKYTSEEIAGFEVKGNVSHNIAASAGLRFSF; this is translated from the coding sequence ATGCGCCGCACGCCGCCCCGTTCCGCCCGCCTCCTCCCGGCCGTCGCCGGGCTGCTCGCCGCCAGCTCGCTGACGGCCACCTCGCTGCTCGCGCAGACGCGCCGCGCGGAGTCCGCCGCGAAGGTCGGCGTCGCCGACGTCACGCCGTACGCGGGCGTGATCCTGTTCGGCAACTACCTCGACGGCCCGCTGGGGACGAGCGTGCGCAGCCGCCCCGCGCCGATCGGCGGCGCGCAGCTCAGCGTGTCGCTGGCGCCCGGCCTCGCACTGACGGGCAACGTCGGCTACACGAGCGGCGACCTGGAGGTCGGCGCGCCGATCCTGGGCGGCCTCCGCGTCGGGTCGAGCAGCTCGTGGATCTACGACGCGGGGCTGGAGCTGCGGCTGCCGTCGGCGTCGACGATCTCGCCGTTCATCCAGGCGGGCGGCGGCGCGATCACGACGAAGCTGAGCGGCGGCCCGCTGAACACGACCTCCACGAACCCCGCCTTCAACGCCGGCGCGGGCCTCGACCTCTCCTTCGGCCGCTCGGCCGCGCTGCGCCTGCAGGTGCGCGACTACGTGGCCAAGTACACGAGCGAGGAGATCGCCGGCTTCGAGGTGAAGGGGAACGTCTCGCACAACATCGCCGCCAGCGCGGGGCTGCGCTTCTCGTTCTGA
- the queE gene encoding 7-carboxy-7-deazaguanine synthase, whose amino-acid sequence MSYTVKEIFHTLQGEGANAGRAAVFCRFSGCNLWTGREQDRHRAVCRFCDTDFVGIGPDGGRFATPEALATAIAGRWEAGTGETPAQSRAAGIRPLVVCTGGEPLLQLDAPAIDALHAAGFEVAVETNGTQVAPAGLDWICVSPKAGAPLALTRGDELKLVFPQAEPEAQPERFEGLAFQQFWLQPMDVADPAVREANVRAAIAYCLAHPRWRLSVQTHKVVGVR is encoded by the coding sequence ATGAGCTACACCGTCAAGGAGATCTTCCACACGCTCCAGGGCGAGGGCGCCAACGCGGGGCGCGCGGCGGTGTTCTGCCGCTTCAGCGGGTGCAACCTGTGGACGGGGCGCGAGCAGGACCGGCACCGGGCCGTCTGCCGCTTCTGCGACACCGACTTCGTGGGCATCGGCCCCGACGGCGGGCGCTTCGCGACGCCGGAGGCGCTGGCCACCGCGATCGCCGGGCGATGGGAAGCGGGCACCGGGGAGACGCCCGCGCAGAGCCGCGCCGCGGGCATCCGGCCGCTGGTCGTGTGCACGGGGGGCGAGCCGCTCCTCCAGCTGGACGCGCCCGCCATCGACGCGCTCCACGCCGCCGGCTTCGAGGTCGCGGTCGAGACCAACGGGACGCAGGTGGCGCCCGCGGGGCTCGACTGGATCTGCGTCAGCCCGAAGGCGGGCGCCCCGCTGGCGCTGACCCGCGGCGACGAGCTGAAGCTGGTCTTCCCGCAGGCGGAGCCGGAGGCGCAGCCCGAACGCTTCGAGGGATTGGCCTTCCAGCAGTTCTGGCTGCAGCCGATGGACGTCGCGGACCCGGCCGTGCGCGAGGCCAACGTGCGGGCGGCGATCGCCTACTGCCTCGCCCATCCGCGCTGGCGGCTCTCGGTCCAGACCCACAAGGTCGTGGGCGTGCGGTAG
- a CDS encoding M28 family metallopeptidase yields MLLPLAALAVSAACAGAQEPARVTKDAPANGAAPALPLKHAPRPTAAPITAADLMTRLYIFADDSMMGRDAGTLGNQKGNAYIERELRRLGLRPAGENGTYFQTVPFVRRSIDPATTITAGGETLRYGTDFVASPGAGTPRSIDGAAVVFGGSLTADGVAGLTAEQAAGKVVVLNAPNVMAVRQLSGVPALRGAAGVALVLLDQLPAPFRAQLTRTQLALDSAGFAAAGAAPTAGTVPTVLVVSQRAAQAMLGADLASAAVGAAGRTVTGNVAFRTERAPATNVVAILPGSDARLASTYVAMGAHNDHVGMAPRAVDHDSLKAFNAAARRLYMAQDPEGDETIPPAADSLYRQQRAAIRVNVDSLRALRPARMDSVFNGADDDGSGSMALLEIAENFAAARVKPKRSILFVWHTGEEKGLVGARWYSDHPTVPRDSIVAQLNIDMIGRGRAEDVVTGGPTYVGIVGSRRLSTQLGDLAEAVAKAQANPIRLDYALDADGHPQNIYCRSDHFHYARWGIPIAFFFTGLHGDYHQLTDEPQYIDYPHYAGITSYIRDLALRVANQDARPVVDKPKPDPTGACRQ; encoded by the coding sequence GTGCTGCTCCCCCTGGCCGCCCTGGCCGTGTCCGCGGCCTGCGCCGGCGCGCAGGAGCCCGCGCGCGTCACGAAGGACGCGCCGGCCAACGGCGCCGCGCCCGCGCTCCCGCTGAAGCACGCCCCGCGTCCCACCGCCGCGCCCATCACGGCCGCGGACCTGATGACGCGCCTCTACATCTTCGCCGACGACTCGATGATGGGTCGCGACGCGGGCACGCTCGGCAACCAGAAGGGCAACGCGTACATCGAGCGCGAGCTGCGCCGCCTCGGGCTGCGCCCCGCGGGCGAGAACGGCACGTACTTCCAGACGGTGCCCTTCGTGCGCCGCTCCATCGACCCGGCGACGACGATCACCGCCGGTGGCGAGACGCTCCGCTACGGCACGGACTTCGTCGCGTCGCCCGGCGCCGGCACGCCGCGCTCGATCGACGGCGCGGCGGTGGTGTTCGGCGGTTCGCTGACGGCCGACGGCGTCGCGGGCCTCACGGCCGAGCAGGCGGCCGGCAAGGTGGTCGTGCTCAACGCGCCGAACGTGATGGCGGTGCGCCAGCTGAGTGGGGTGCCGGCGCTGCGCGGCGCGGCCGGCGTGGCGCTCGTGCTGCTCGACCAGCTGCCGGCGCCCTTCCGCGCGCAGCTCACGCGCACGCAGCTCGCGCTCGACTCGGCCGGCTTCGCGGCCGCGGGCGCCGCGCCGACGGCCGGCACGGTGCCGACGGTCCTCGTCGTGTCGCAGCGCGCCGCGCAGGCGATGCTGGGTGCCGATCTCGCGAGCGCCGCGGTGGGCGCGGCGGGGCGCACGGTCACCGGCAACGTCGCGTTCCGCACCGAGCGCGCGCCGGCCACCAACGTCGTGGCGATCCTGCCCGGCAGCGACGCGCGCCTCGCCAGCACGTACGTCGCGATGGGCGCGCACAACGACCACGTGGGCATGGCGCCGCGCGCGGTCGACCACGACTCGCTGAAGGCGTTCAACGCCGCCGCGCGCCGCCTGTACATGGCGCAGGACCCGGAGGGCGACGAGACGATCCCGCCGGCCGCGGACTCGCTCTACCGCCAGCAGCGCGCGGCCATCCGCGTCAACGTCGACTCGCTGCGCGCGCTGCGTCCGGCGCGCATGGACTCGGTGTTCAACGGCGCGGACGACGACGGCTCGGGCTCGATGGCGCTGCTCGAGATCGCGGAGAACTTCGCGGCCGCGCGCGTGAAGCCGAAGCGATCGATCCTCTTCGTCTGGCACACCGGCGAGGAGAAGGGGCTCGTGGGCGCGCGCTGGTACTCGGACCACCCGACGGTGCCGCGCGACTCGATCGTCGCGCAGCTCAACATCGACATGATCGGCCGCGGGCGCGCCGAGGACGTGGTGACGGGCGGCCCGACGTACGTCGGCATCGTCGGCTCGCGCCGCCTCTCGACGCAGCTCGGCGACCTAGCCGAGGCGGTCGCGAAGGCGCAGGCGAATCCCATCCGCCTCGACTACGCGCTCGACGCCGACGGGCATCCGCAGAACATCTACTGCCGCAGCGACCACTTCCACTACGCGCGCTGGGGCATCCCGATCGCGTTCTTCTTCACCGGCCTGCACGGCGACTACCACCAGCTCACCGACGAGCCGCAGTACATCGACTACCCGCACTACGCGGGGATCACGAGCTACATCCGCGACCTCGCGCTGCGCGTGGCGAACCAGGACGCGCGGCCGGTGGTCGACAAGCCGAAGCCCGATCCGACGGGTGCGTGTCGGCAGTGA
- a CDS encoding thiol-disulfide oxidoreductase DCC family protein translates to MTVPVVRFTVNGVPRDAADPLADTTAGASGVGENRPYTVVYDGHCKVCGKMVGVLRGWDAHSRLLEIVPSQLPGLDTRFPWIPAAAYVSALQLVGPGGKTWAGAAAIEQLIDILPRGAWISWVFKIPFVRAIADRFYRWFARNRYRLGCGEHCALRPAT, encoded by the coding sequence GTGACCGTCCCCGTCGTCCGCTTCACGGTGAACGGCGTCCCGCGCGACGCCGCCGATCCGCTCGCGGACACCACCGCCGGCGCGTCCGGCGTCGGCGAGAACCGACCGTACACGGTCGTGTACGACGGGCACTGCAAGGTGTGCGGGAAGATGGTCGGCGTGCTGCGCGGCTGGGACGCGCATTCGCGCCTCCTCGAGATCGTCCCCTCGCAGCTCCCGGGGCTCGACACGCGCTTCCCGTGGATCCCCGCCGCCGCGTACGTGTCGGCGCTGCAGCTGGTCGGCCCGGGCGGGAAGACGTGGGCGGGCGCCGCCGCGATCGAGCAGTTGATCGACATCCTGCCGCGCGGCGCGTGGATCTCGTGGGTGTTCAAGATCCCGTTCGTGCGCGCGATCGCGGACCGCTTCTACCGCTGGTTCGCGCGCAACCGCTATCGCCTGGGCTGCGGCGAGCACTGCGCGCTGCGACCCGCGACCTGA
- a CDS encoding C40 family peptidase — translation MRPPSAPSRALHVLTRLLGAAALGLAFVAGDAVLAPAAHAAPSVATWSLTANPRTKRAAKSTERKPSAKRSSKARTTRRAGDVLRRKPVTRRVTRAARVATRATAPELAPVPTFVLPDLSALLGEAPATATATVASAEPTTSRPFASISRSATALLDAMVSRARSQLGTRYVLGGATPGRSLDCSSFARYAMEALGIALPRTAAQQAQVGTPIPRDRNALRPGDLLTFGTRRTVDHVGIYLGEGRFIHASVKSGRVIETTIERNGLLFRKWQGARRLIASDDTTSVRGG, via the coding sequence GTGCGCCCCCCCTCCGCACCCTCGCGAGCCCTGCACGTCCTCACGCGCCTCCTCGGCGCGGCCGCGCTCGGCCTCGCCTTCGTGGCCGGCGACGCGGTGCTCGCACCGGCCGCCCACGCCGCCCCGTCCGTCGCCACCTGGTCGCTGACGGCCAACCCGCGCACCAAGCGCGCCGCGAAGAGCACCGAGCGCAAGCCGTCGGCCAAGCGCTCCTCGAAGGCACGAACCACCCGACGCGCCGGCGACGTCCTCCGCCGCAAGCCGGTCACCCGGCGCGTCACGCGCGCCGCCCGCGTCGCGACCCGCGCCACCGCCCCCGAGCTCGCGCCGGTCCCGACCTTCGTCCTCCCGGACCTCTCGGCCCTGCTGGGCGAGGCGCCGGCGACCGCGACGGCCACCGTCGCCTCGGCCGAGCCGACCACGAGCCGCCCGTTCGCGAGCATCAGCCGCTCGGCGACCGCCCTGCTGGACGCGATGGTCTCGCGCGCGCGCAGCCAGCTCGGCACCCGCTACGTCCTCGGCGGCGCGACGCCCGGCCGCAGCCTCGACTGCTCGTCGTTCGCGCGCTACGCGATGGAAGCGCTCGGCATCGCGCTCCCGCGGACGGCGGCCCAGCAGGCGCAGGTCGGCACGCCGATCCCGCGCGACCGCAACGCGCTGCGCCCCGGCGACCTGCTCACCTTCGGCACGCGCCGCACGGTCGACCACGTCGGCATCTACCTGGGCGAGGGCCGCTTCATCCACGCCAGCGTCAAGTCGGGCCGCGTGATCGAGACGACGATCGAGCGCAACGGCCTGCTCTTCCGGAAGTGGCAGGGCGCGCGGCGCCTCATCGCCTCCGACGACACGACGTCGGTGCGCGGCGGCTGA
- a CDS encoding OsmC family protein, whose amino-acid sequence MKLTLLAEDRVRYELTTGPLTVEAPSADTEFSPFHMLGGSLASCTFTVLASWAGNAKLDFTDLVIEVSWTFAEQPHRVGAMTIDLRWPSLPANRREAARRAANLCTVHHTLEHLPTLTTVMQDGPATAPAAAPAPASGEAA is encoded by the coding sequence GTGAAGCTCACGCTCCTCGCCGAAGACCGCGTCCGCTACGAGCTCACCACCGGCCCGCTGACCGTCGAGGCGCCGAGCGCGGACACCGAGTTCTCGCCGTTCCACATGCTGGGTGGCTCGCTCGCGTCGTGCACGTTCACGGTGCTCGCCTCGTGGGCGGGCAACGCGAAGCTCGACTTCACCGACCTCGTGATCGAGGTGTCGTGGACGTTCGCCGAGCAGCCGCACCGCGTGGGCGCCATGACCATCGACCTGCGCTGGCCGAGCCTTCCGGCGAACCGCCGCGAGGCGGCGCGGCGCGCGGCAAACCTCTGCACCGTGCACCACACGCTGGAGCACCTGCCCACGCTGACCACGGTGATGCAGGACGGGCCCGCGACGGCTCCGGCTGCCGCCCCGGCGCCCGCGAGCGGCGAGGCCGCGTGA